The Henckelia pumila isolate YLH828 chromosome 2, ASM3356847v2, whole genome shotgun sequence genome includes a window with the following:
- the LOC140884156 gene encoding protein CUP-SHAPED COTYLEDON 3-like, translated as MLGMEEILRELERDEEGGLPPGFRFHPTDEELITFYLASKVFNGALICGVEIAEVDLNRCEPWDLPDLAKMGEREWYFFSLRDRKYPTGLRTNRATGAGYWKATGKDREVYSASNGALLGMKKTLVFYRGRAPRGEKTKWVMHEYRLEGHFSCRQTYKEEWVICRIFHKMGEKMTFPTIFQPQNYNLIKASTVAAGAGSWSLPPLLEPPLLLPSVRSPVCLSSMIQTLNQNRNENPFPIHHQESDLKSLIHPICPQNDIFSLPTPPFPPVEDLTKHCKKESIFGPRFQILPHGFVGMQWDHHDMDKFGDNNKIHNPFVSGFDNIGNDDHSHINGGIGIPSVSAIAAADPVLDQVMSTEPAFRYW; from the exons ATGTTGGGAATGGAGGAAATCCTGCGTGAATTGGAGAGGGATGAAGAAGGTGGGTTGCCTCCGGGCTTTCGTTTTCATCCCACTGATGAAGAGCTCATCACCTTTTACTTAGCTTCCAAGGTCTTTAATGGCGCCTTGATCTGTGGAGTTGAGATTGCTGAAGTGGACCTCAACAGATGCGAACCTTGGGACCTTCCTG ATTTGGCTAAAATGGGAGAAAGGGAGTGGTATTTCTTCAGCTTAAGAGACAGGAAATACCCGACGGGGCTAAGAACAAACAGAGCAACAGGAGCTGGTTATTGGAAAGCAACAGGGAAAGATAGGGAAGTGTACAGTGCCTCAAATGGAGCATTGCTGGGTATGAAGAAAACCCTTGTTTTCTACAGAGGAAGAGCCCCACGAGGGGAGAAAACCAAGTGGGTCATGCATGAATATCGACTCGAAGGCCATTTTTCTTGCCGCCAAACTTACAAG GAGGAATGGGTGATTTGCAGAATATTCCACAAAATGGGAGAGAAAATGACATTCCCAACCATTTTTCAACCACAAAACTACAACTTAATCAAAGCTTCCACAGTTGCGGCCGGAGCCGGTTCTTGGTCACTCCCTCCTTTACTCGAACCCCCGCTGTTGTTACCCTCCGTTCGATCTCCGGTCTGCTTGAGTTCGATGATACAAACCCTAAATCAAAACCGAAACGAAAACCCTTTCCCCATTCATCACCAAGAATCCGACCTCAAATCCCTGATCCATCCGATATGCCCCCAAAACGACATTTTCTCACTCCCCACACCACCATTTCCACCAGTTGAAGACCTCACCAAACATTGCAAGAAAGAATCCATTTTCGGCCCCCGTTTCCAAATACTTCCCCATGGATTTGTCGGCATGCAGTGGGATCATCATGATATGGACAAATTTGgagataacaacaaaatccataacCCATTTGTTTCAGGGTTTGATAATATTGGTAATGATGATCATAGTCATATCAATGGTGGAATAGGGATCCCATCTGTATCTGCCATTGCAGCAGCTGATCCAGTTCTTGATCAAGTTATGTCCACAGAGCCGGCTTTCAGATATTGGTGA